The Acinetobacter pittii genome contains a region encoding:
- a CDS encoding LysR family transcriptional regulator, with protein MSYFDINRSGELAIFIRVVELGSFSAVARACDMTPSAVSKLISRLEKRLGVRLLNRSTRQFQLTSEGCQFYEQGIQILNDLDELEQSVTANHIPQGRIRIHTSLSYWTHFLLPCISQFNECYPQIELEAHLSDEVINLVEQRIDVAIRTGPLKSSNLVARTLGSTQKHYVCSPTYIEKYGCPQHPEELYEHQLLDVSYQRQNKTWLFKKDVQEITLAPTKVLRVNHGEAILQLALAGAGIAQLNQFQVQKAVEQKLLVKILEDWNTNASEEFHAVWIGHDKYVPKRVRAFLDFLVEHANIS; from the coding sequence ATGTCTTATTTTGATATTAATCGGTCTGGCGAGTTGGCAATTTTTATTCGAGTGGTCGAGCTTGGAAGTTTCTCTGCCGTTGCAAGAGCTTGTGACATGACGCCGTCTGCGGTGAGTAAGTTAATTTCACGCTTGGAAAAAAGACTTGGCGTAAGGTTGCTTAACCGTTCAACACGCCAGTTTCAGCTTACCAGTGAAGGATGTCAGTTTTATGAGCAAGGTATTCAAATCCTGAACGATCTAGACGAGCTTGAACAATCTGTTACTGCAAACCACATACCGCAAGGGCGAATTAGAATTCATACTAGTCTTTCATATTGGACGCATTTTTTATTGCCTTGTATTTCTCAATTTAATGAGTGCTATCCACAAATAGAATTAGAAGCTCATTTGAGTGATGAAGTCATTAATTTGGTTGAGCAAAGAATAGATGTTGCAATTCGTACAGGGCCTTTAAAAAGCTCAAATTTGGTTGCTCGTACACTCGGGAGCACGCAGAAACATTATGTATGTTCACCTACATATATTGAAAAGTATGGCTGTCCGCAGCACCCAGAAGAGTTATATGAACATCAGCTTTTAGATGTAAGTTACCAACGCCAAAATAAAACATGGCTTTTTAAAAAAGATGTTCAAGAAATCACGCTTGCTCCCACTAAGGTTTTAAGAGTAAATCATGGAGAAGCAATCTTACAGTTAGCGCTTGCAGGTGCTGGTATTGCACAGCTTAACCAATTCCAAGTCCAAAAAGCTGTGGAGCAAAAACTATTGGTTAAAATCCTTGAAGACTGGAATACCAATGCTTCTGAAGAATTTCATGCCGTCTGGATCGGACATGACAAATATGTTCCTAAACGTGTCAGGGCTTTTTTAGATTTCTTGGTCGAGCATGCAAACATTAGTTAA
- a CDS encoding SGNH/GDSL hydrolase family protein has product MKLYQTALFSLVLFTSFAQAEVQKSQWITTWAASPQKVWNKDFVFPTNIPDQISNQTIKQISQISLGGEAVRLVFTNQYGDQPLYIDKTTVGLIKGQSLKSKNAYPVYFSGKLKAQILPGKQLMSDPIQLPVPDHAQLMVNTFIQKPTTFKTFHWDAKQTSWLITGNQTANLNTPSSAKTTTARLLLSAVEVKPKRKAHVVAVIGDSITDGATATLDANTRWTDFLAKRLSPHQVAVINSGISGNRLLTDGMGDSALKRLKSEVFQYSGVKTLIVLVGINDISWPGTAFAPKQQIPTFEALTQGYKRVIDEAHRQGIQVIGATLLPFSGALPNTPLDNYYQMNKDELRQRINHWIRTSHTFDAVLDLEQGLKDPKHPDRLNPIYDSGDHLHPNDRGNQQMANLVDLNQLVNQ; this is encoded by the coding sequence ATGAAACTTTATCAAACCGCCCTATTCTCTCTCGTTTTATTTACGAGCTTTGCACAAGCAGAAGTACAAAAGAGCCAATGGATTACCACTTGGGCAGCCAGCCCACAAAAAGTCTGGAATAAAGATTTCGTTTTCCCGACCAATATTCCAGATCAAATATCAAATCAGACCATCAAACAAATTAGTCAAATTAGTTTAGGTGGTGAAGCTGTTCGGCTCGTTTTCACCAACCAATATGGGGATCAACCTTTATATATTGATAAAACTACCGTGGGACTAATCAAAGGACAAAGTCTAAAATCAAAGAATGCTTATCCAGTTTATTTTTCTGGAAAGCTTAAAGCACAAATTTTACCTGGCAAACAGCTGATGAGTGATCCAATCCAATTACCAGTTCCCGATCATGCGCAGTTAATGGTAAATACCTTTATTCAAAAGCCCACTACATTTAAAACTTTTCATTGGGATGCGAAACAAACCAGTTGGCTCATTACGGGCAACCAGACTGCGAATTTAAATACGCCTAGCAGTGCCAAAACAACAACTGCGCGATTATTATTGTCGGCTGTGGAAGTAAAACCAAAGCGTAAAGCACATGTTGTTGCAGTCATTGGAGATTCAATTACCGATGGAGCAACCGCAACTTTAGATGCAAATACTCGATGGACCGACTTTTTAGCTAAGCGCTTATCGCCACATCAAGTAGCAGTTATTAATAGTGGAATTTCAGGGAATCGACTACTTACAGACGGTATGGGTGACAGTGCTTTAAAACGTTTAAAAAGTGAAGTGTTTCAATACTCAGGTGTGAAAACATTAATTGTGCTGGTGGGTATTAATGATATTTCTTGGCCTGGTACCGCATTTGCACCTAAACAACAAATACCAACTTTTGAAGCACTCACTCAAGGTTATAAACGCGTTATAGATGAAGCACATCGTCAAGGTATTCAAGTGATTGGGGCAACTTTACTTCCCTTTTCAGGTGCCTTACCCAATACACCGTTAGATAATTATTACCAAATGAATAAAGATGAATTACGTCAGCGCATTAATCACTGGATCAGAACCAGCCATACATTTGACGCCGTACTTGATCTTGAGCAAGGTTTAAAAGACCCTAAACACCCTGATCGATTAAATCCAATTTATGATTCAGGAGATCATTTACATCCGAATGATCGCGGTAATCAACAAATGGCAAATCTAGTTGATTTAAACCAATTAGTTAATCAATAA
- a CDS encoding MFS transporter yields MTTSKLNVNEVIDQARFTPFHWSILLWCLLIIVFDGYDLVIYGVVLPLLMQEWSLTAVQAGMLASTALCGMMFGAMFFGTLADKIGRKKVILICVTFFSGFTFLGAFASSPLEFGVLRFLAGLGIGGVMPNLVALTSEYAPKRIRSTLVGSMFSGYAIGGILSALIGSYLVESQGWQIMFLIAGIPLFLLPVIWKFLPESLTFLVKTGKTEQAQRIIQKISPEQNLTINTHLVLNEDNVPTGSSVKGLFQQGRAFNTFMFWLVFFMCLLMVYALSSWLPKLMLAAGYSLGKSILFLLALNVGAMIGSIGGGILSDKFHLKPVIMGMLLAGVLALVGLGFNSPAYVLYGLVTVAGAATIGTSILLYSYVAQYYPLSVRSTGIGCASGVGRIGAIVGPILTGLLLGLELPHKMNFVMIAIPAILALFAVMVLRRYAAEKQPITPKLNVELEGN; encoded by the coding sequence ATGACAACATCTAAATTAAATGTAAATGAAGTTATTGATCAGGCCAGATTTACCCCTTTTCACTGGAGCATTTTGCTTTGGTGTTTATTAATTATTGTTTTTGATGGTTATGATCTGGTGATTTATGGCGTGGTACTGCCTTTGCTAATGCAAGAGTGGTCGTTAACAGCTGTACAGGCGGGGATGTTAGCAAGTACAGCACTATGCGGAATGATGTTTGGGGCAATGTTCTTTGGAACACTGGCAGACAAAATAGGCCGTAAAAAGGTAATTTTAATCTGTGTGACATTTTTTAGTGGTTTTACCTTCTTAGGTGCTTTTGCATCAAGCCCACTTGAGTTTGGGGTACTTCGGTTCTTGGCGGGACTAGGTATTGGTGGGGTTATGCCAAATTTAGTTGCACTTACATCAGAATATGCACCTAAACGTATACGCAGTACGCTGGTGGGGAGTATGTTTAGTGGTTATGCAATTGGGGGAATTCTTTCAGCATTGATCGGTAGTTATTTGGTTGAAAGTCAGGGGTGGCAAATTATGTTTTTAATTGCCGGTATTCCACTATTTTTATTACCTGTCATTTGGAAGTTTTTACCTGAGTCATTAACTTTTTTAGTTAAGACGGGTAAGACTGAGCAAGCACAGCGCATTATTCAAAAAATTTCACCTGAACAAAACCTAACGATTAATACTCACTTAGTGCTTAATGAAGATAATGTTCCAACAGGCAGCTCTGTAAAAGGATTATTTCAACAAGGTCGTGCATTTAATACATTCATGTTCTGGCTCGTGTTCTTTATGTGCTTACTCATGGTATATGCCTTAAGTAGCTGGTTACCAAAACTCATGCTGGCAGCAGGTTATTCACTTGGAAAGAGTATTTTATTCTTGCTTGCTCTAAATGTTGGCGCAATGATCGGTTCAATCGGCGGTGGTATTTTGTCTGATAAATTCCATCTGAAACCTGTAATTATGGGAATGCTGCTAGCTGGTGTTTTGGCACTGGTCGGCTTAGGTTTTAACTCACCCGCCTATGTTTTATATGGTTTAGTCACTGTTGCCGGAGCAGCAACGATTGGTACTTCAATTCTTCTTTATAGTTACGTTGCGCAATATTATCCATTAAGTGTGCGTTCTACTGGAATTGGCTGTGCCTCTGGTGTTGGTCGTATTGGGGCTATTGTTGGACCTATCTTAACGGGCCTGTTATTGGGTTTAGAATTGCCGCATAAGATGAATTTTGTGATGATCGCAATTCCTGCAATTTTAGCGCTTTTCGCCGTCATGGTTTTAAGACGATATGCAGCTGAAAAACAGCCTATTACACCAAAACTTAATGTTGAGTTAGAGGGGAATTAA
- a CDS encoding DcaP family trimeric outer membrane transporter, protein MKVLNTTVQKSLLAVSVTLLVSSALAGQTDPEIAQLRQEVKELRAILQANMQAQKSLSQQRVELVNSATPQAVPPKQQGLTKSGAEFNLYGYIRADASYQMKGASTMYNNISGVPLENTPEESAQKDQLHSTVNVTRFGLNFKTPTAAGDVGGKLEMDFFGAATRDQFRIRHAYLTFDKWLIGQTWSTFIAPEYYPETIDAGTFVGSALLRSPLVRYSDNLTANTSFAVSVEDPKYTATSDPDNKMRLPALVGRLNHKFANGSMLSGRSFVAEKRTNNDEQVAWGVGFGGKYQITPDTLLKADYYHVKGDGRFLLWSNSGYAIDDQNNMHSNEFDTVSLGITHQFTSQIRSTLGYGYMKAKDDNRFAELQRNSTTQNKELWQGWVNALYNPYKPITLGVEYVYGERETFDGRNGIDNRFNMMASYDF, encoded by the coding sequence ATGAAAGTTTTAAATACAACGGTTCAAAAAAGCCTGTTGGCTGTTTCTGTGACCCTGCTTGTGTCTTCTGCTCTTGCAGGTCAAACAGATCCTGAAATAGCACAACTTCGCCAAGAAGTGAAAGAACTTCGGGCTATATTACAAGCCAATATGCAGGCGCAAAAATCTTTATCGCAACAAAGAGTGGAACTAGTAAATTCAGCGACTCCTCAAGCCGTACCACCAAAACAGCAAGGTTTAACCAAGTCTGGCGCAGAATTTAACTTATATGGCTATATACGGGCAGATGCTTCTTATCAAATGAAGGGGGCATCTACGATGTATAACAATATTAGCGGTGTTCCACTTGAAAACACGCCAGAAGAATCTGCACAAAAAGACCAATTGCACAGTACGGTTAATGTGACACGTTTCGGGTTGAATTTTAAAACCCCAACAGCCGCGGGTGATGTGGGCGGAAAGTTAGAAATGGACTTCTTTGGGGCAGCCACTCGTGATCAGTTTCGGATACGCCATGCTTATTTAACTTTTGATAAATGGCTCATCGGTCAAACGTGGTCAACATTTATCGCACCCGAATATTATCCGGAAACGATTGATGCAGGCACATTTGTAGGCAGTGCATTATTAAGATCACCGCTAGTTCGCTATAGCGATAACTTAACGGCAAATACGAGCTTTGCAGTATCGGTTGAAGATCCGAAATATACTGCGACCTCAGACCCTGACAATAAAATGCGCTTACCAGCTTTGGTAGGACGTTTAAATCATAAGTTTGCGAATGGCTCGATGTTGTCGGGACGTAGTTTTGTCGCCGAAAAGAGAACGAATAATGATGAGCAAGTCGCTTGGGGTGTGGGCTTCGGCGGTAAATATCAAATTACGCCTGATACCTTACTCAAAGCCGATTATTACCATGTCAAAGGAGATGGGCGTTTCTTGCTATGGAGTAATAGCGGCTATGCAATAGATGATCAAAATAATATGCATAGCAACGAGTTTGACACCGTTTCTTTGGGTATCACTCATCAATTTACATCACAAATTCGTTCAACCTTAGGTTATGGCTATATGAAAGCCAAAGATGATAACCGTTTTGCCGAATTACAACGTAATAGCACCACTCAAAACAAAGAGCTTTGGCAGGGTTGGGTGAATGCACTTTATAACCCTTACAAGCCAATTACCTTGGGCGTCGAATATGTGTATGGCGAACGAGAAACTTTTGATGGACGTAACGGGATTGATAACCGCTTCAATATGATGGCGAGTTATGATTTTTAA
- the cmoA gene encoding class I SAM-dependent methyltransferase: MAKDFNSPKVVEGYDEHIRKLIPGYELIHQQVDAILQSVLSPNAHILIVGCGTGYELEYLLKRHPNWKFTAVEPSLTMLQKAQEQVELLDKSSQVIFVHGETSALPLENCFDAALSILVAHFIVDDIKPVFFKDIYDRLKEKAILLTYDLMTCVNPQHFQALRYLCLAQGLTEEQCQKMLERMAQDFFSLTTEGYIKLLEKTGFESVHPYTQILTYQGFIAKK, from the coding sequence ATGGCAAAAGACTTTAATAGCCCAAAGGTAGTCGAAGGATATGACGAACATATTCGTAAATTAATTCCGGGTTATGAATTGATCCATCAACAGGTGGATGCCATTTTGCAATCGGTGTTGTCCCCAAATGCTCATATTTTAATTGTGGGCTGTGGTACGGGGTATGAACTCGAATATTTACTTAAACGTCATCCAAACTGGAAATTTACAGCAGTTGAACCATCTTTAACTATGCTGCAAAAAGCTCAGGAACAGGTTGAACTTTTAGATAAATCTTCTCAAGTCATCTTTGTTCACGGTGAAACGTCAGCTTTACCTCTTGAGAATTGCTTTGATGCTGCACTTTCTATTCTCGTGGCTCATTTTATTGTAGATGACATAAAACCTGTTTTTTTTAAGGATATTTATGATCGCTTAAAAGAAAAAGCGATTTTGCTGACCTACGATTTAATGACGTGTGTAAATCCACAGCATTTTCAAGCTTTACGTTATTTATGTTTGGCACAAGGCTTAACAGAAGAACAATGTCAAAAAATGTTAGAGCGTATGGCGCAAGACTTTTTTAGCCTAACCACTGAAGGATATATAAAACTTTTAGAAAAAACTGGTTTTGAAAGTGTGCATCCTTATACGCAAATTTTGACGTATCAAGGGTTTATTGCAAAAAAATAA
- a CDS encoding AMP-binding protein, with amino-acid sequence MQQERLSYASGPSTQPLLGMTIGEQFDQACRQYAEKEAIVSFHQNRRLTYKALQDEVNAFACSLLKLGLRKGDRLAIWSPNCVEWTVTQFAAFKAGIILVNLNTAYKSHELEYVLNKVSCKGLIIASQFKTTDYQELLTKIAPELTTCTDKVLSSERLPYLKFVIKIDDQQHTGIHRFSDLVTTPTSEQLEQLKLLSKQLQFDETINIQFTSGTTGNPKGTMLTHHNILNNGYFVGEGIRLTPQDKVCISVPLFHCFGMVMGNLACVTHGSTMVYPSAVFNPLETLKAIHQERCTAAYGVPTMFIATLEHEQFNEFDLSSLRTGIMAGSPCPREIMQRVIDRMHMSEITICYGMTETSPVSVQSSVNDSIDKRVSTVGHVHPHVEIKIVDLEGQIVPQGTLGELCVRGYSVMAGYWGEEEKTKEVIDAAGWMHTGDIAEMDQDGFIKIKGRIKDVVIRGGENLFPKEIEDFLYTHPDVSDVQVIGLPDARYGEELCACIILHEHHQIDEDSIRQFCKEHISHNKVPRYVRFFNEFPMTASGKAQKFKLQEIMRAELNLTGNVFD; translated from the coding sequence ATGCAACAAGAACGGTTAAGCTACGCCTCGGGACCAAGCACACAGCCCTTATTGGGTATGACCATTGGTGAACAATTTGATCAGGCTTGTCGGCAATATGCTGAAAAGGAAGCAATCGTTAGTTTTCATCAAAACAGACGATTAACCTATAAAGCTTTACAAGATGAAGTAAATGCTTTTGCTTGTAGCCTTTTAAAATTGGGATTAAGAAAAGGAGATCGATTAGCGATCTGGTCGCCTAATTGTGTGGAATGGACGGTAACCCAATTTGCAGCCTTTAAAGCAGGGATTATTTTAGTCAATCTCAATACAGCTTATAAAAGCCATGAACTTGAATATGTGTTGAATAAAGTCTCATGCAAAGGATTGATTATTGCTTCTCAATTCAAAACGACTGATTACCAAGAATTACTCACAAAAATTGCCCCTGAGTTAACCACCTGTACTGACAAAGTGCTCAGTTCAGAACGTTTACCATATTTAAAATTTGTCATTAAAATTGATGACCAGCAACATACGGGTATTCATCGCTTTAGTGATTTAGTCACTACGCCAACATCAGAACAGCTAGAACAATTAAAACTATTAAGCAAGCAACTTCAGTTTGATGAAACCATTAATATCCAGTTTACTTCTGGTACAACGGGTAATCCTAAAGGGACTATGTTGACCCACCATAATATTTTAAATAATGGCTATTTTGTTGGTGAAGGCATTCGTTTGACCCCTCAAGATAAAGTCTGTATTTCTGTGCCGTTGTTTCATTGTTTTGGCATGGTGATGGGGAATCTGGCGTGTGTGACGCATGGGTCAACCATGGTCTATCCATCGGCTGTATTTAATCCTTTAGAAACTTTAAAAGCGATTCATCAAGAGCGTTGTACGGCAGCTTATGGCGTGCCAACCATGTTTATTGCCACCTTAGAACATGAACAGTTTAATGAGTTTGACCTGTCGAGCTTAAGAACAGGCATTATGGCAGGTAGTCCTTGTCCACGTGAAATTATGCAACGTGTTATCGACCGCATGCACATGTCTGAAATCACCATTTGTTATGGCATGACTGAAACCTCGCCAGTGAGTGTACAAAGTTCGGTAAATGATTCGATTGATAAACGGGTAAGCACAGTTGGACATGTTCATCCGCATGTTGAAATTAAAATTGTCGATTTAGAAGGGCAGATTGTTCCGCAAGGAACTTTGGGTGAGCTATGCGTTCGCGGTTATTCAGTGATGGCTGGCTATTGGGGTGAAGAAGAAAAGACCAAAGAGGTCATTGATGCTGCTGGTTGGATGCATACAGGTGATATTGCCGAAATGGATCAAGACGGTTTTATTAAAATTAAAGGCCGTATTAAAGATGTGGTGATTCGTGGTGGTGAAAATCTCTTTCCAAAAGAAATTGAAGATTTCTTATACACTCATCCCGATGTAAGCGATGTCCAGGTCATAGGCTTACCAGATGCCAGATATGGTGAAGAACTTTGTGCTTGTATTATTTTGCATGAACATCATCAAATTGATGAAGACAGCATTCGCCAATTCTGCAAAGAGCATATTTCTCATAATAAAGTGCCGCGTTATGTCCGATTCTTTAATGAGTTTCCAATGACTGCTTCAGGCAAAGCGCAAAAGTTTAAATTGCAGGAAATTATGCGAGCTGAACTTAACTTAACGGGAAATGTCTTTGACTAA
- a CDS encoding TetR/AcrR family transcriptional regulator produces MSYKRSSLMQERMEQNRKSILSSARKLISEGGFKDAQIQTIAEQAGVSSGLVYRYFDNKSQVLIEVLSEAINTELLVIDSITESDLSAKQKLHKAVATFVKRALNSPQLAYSLMFEPVDSTVEHERFRVKQLIKQSIKKILADGNASGEFVLDDLNTAALCVVGAMTYVVVEPLDPAQNTKFDHAHKDYFSKQIADFCVDAVQRK; encoded by the coding sequence ATGAGCTATAAACGATCATCTTTAATGCAAGAGCGGATGGAACAAAATCGTAAGTCGATTTTGAGTTCAGCCAGAAAGTTAATTTCAGAGGGAGGGTTTAAAGACGCACAAATACAAACAATTGCAGAGCAAGCGGGCGTATCAAGTGGTCTGGTTTATCGCTACTTTGATAATAAAAGCCAAGTGCTGATTGAGGTTTTGTCCGAAGCCATTAATACGGAACTATTGGTGATTGATTCGATTACTGAAAGTGACTTATCGGCAAAGCAGAAATTGCATAAGGCTGTGGCAACCTTTGTAAAAAGGGCACTGAATAGTCCTCAGCTTGCATATTCACTCATGTTTGAACCTGTCGATTCAACGGTTGAACATGAGCGTTTTCGTGTGAAGCAATTGATTAAACAAAGTATTAAAAAAATACTTGCGGATGGAAATGCAAGTGGTGAGTTTGTCTTGGATGATTTAAATACAGCAGCACTTTGTGTTGTCGGTGCCATGACCTATGTGGTGGTTGAACCCCTAGACCCAGCTCAAAATACAAAGTTTGATCATGCGCATAAAGACTATTTTTCAAAACAGATTGCTGACTTTTGTGTAGATGCTGTGCAGAGGAAATAG
- the ivd gene encoding isovaleryl-CoA dehydrogenase produces the protein MNLRSLNFGLDETLIALQDSVAAFCAKEIAPLAQQVDQDNKFPAHLWKKFGDMGLLGMTVSEEYGGANMGYLAHIIAMQEISRASASIGLSYGAHSNLCVNQINRNGNEQQKQKYLPKLISGEYVGALAMSEPNAGSDVVSMKLRAEQKGDHFVLNGSKMWITNGGDADVLVVYAKTDPQAGAKGMTAFLIEKGMKGFSHGNHLDKLGMRGSNTYPLFFDNVEVPAENVLGGVGNGTKVLMSGLDYERAVLSAGPLGIMDACLDVVIPYLHQREQFGQALGEFQLMQGKLADMYSTWLACKALVYAVGAACDKADHDRSLRKDAASAILYSAEKATWMAGEAIQTLGGNGYINEFPAGRLWRDAKLYEIGAGTSEIRRMLIGRELFNETK, from the coding sequence ATGAACCTACGCAGCTTGAATTTCGGTCTAGATGAAACTTTAATTGCGCTTCAAGATTCAGTGGCAGCATTTTGTGCAAAGGAAATTGCACCACTTGCCCAACAAGTTGATCAAGACAACAAATTCCCTGCACATCTCTGGAAAAAATTCGGAGATATGGGCCTTTTAGGCATGACGGTTTCTGAAGAATATGGCGGTGCCAATATGGGTTATTTAGCTCATATTATTGCTATGCAAGAAATTTCGCGTGCTTCGGCATCTATTGGCCTGTCATACGGCGCTCATTCTAATTTATGTGTAAACCAAATTAACCGTAACGGTAACGAGCAACAAAAGCAGAAATATTTACCTAAACTCATTTCTGGTGAATATGTGGGTGCCCTTGCGATGTCTGAACCGAATGCGGGTTCTGATGTCGTCAGCATGAAATTACGTGCTGAACAAAAAGGTGATCACTTCGTTTTAAATGGTTCAAAAATGTGGATCACTAACGGTGGTGATGCAGATGTACTCGTAGTTTACGCTAAAACTGACCCGCAAGCTGGCGCGAAAGGTATGACTGCTTTTTTAATTGAAAAAGGCATGAAAGGCTTTAGTCACGGTAACCACTTAGACAAACTCGGTATGCGTGGCTCTAACACTTACCCGCTGTTCTTTGACAATGTGGAAGTGCCTGCTGAAAACGTACTCGGCGGCGTGGGTAACGGTACAAAAGTACTCATGAGTGGTTTGGACTATGAACGTGCAGTTTTAAGTGCTGGCCCTTTAGGTATTATGGATGCCTGTTTAGATGTCGTGATTCCTTATTTACATCAACGTGAACAGTTTGGCCAAGCTTTAGGTGAATTCCAGCTTATGCAAGGCAAACTTGCCGATATGTATTCAACATGGTTGGCATGTAAAGCCCTCGTCTACGCTGTTGGTGCTGCGTGTGACAAAGCTGACCATGACCGCAGCCTACGTAAAGATGCTGCAAGTGCCATTTTATATTCTGCTGAAAAAGCAACATGGATGGCGGGTGAAGCAATTCAAACTTTAGGCGGCAACGGTTATATCAATGAATTCCCTGCTGGGCGTTTATGGCGCGATGCAAAACTTTATGAAATTGGTGCAGGAACTTCTGAAATTCGCCGTATGTTGATTGGCCGCGAACTTTTCAATGAAACCAAATAA